ATAGGTTCCCTGAGCCACTTTCACTACATCAGCTGAGCTGCCCGAACACGAGTCAACGCCCTGCTGGATTGTGTTCCACGCCGTGCCCCAGGTGAGCCCATCGCTGTTGTCTCCCGTCTTGGCAACGGAATAATCTGTCGCGAAGGCGCCGGCAACCATGATCGCGAAGACGGTGATGATCGCAACGAGCGCCAATTCAATACCTCGATGAAGCTGCATGTCTCTCCTCCCAGAATGAGATGGTTGTTAGATCCTTACGAAACGACAAACATACGCCGCAAAGTTTCCAATCCTGTTTATTATACCACAACTCATCTTGATCAAAATGTCAAGCGAGGTTCATTTCAGTCGGGCTCGCCGGCCAATAGGACCTGCGCAGACATAATCAGCGCGACCGTGGCAAGCACAACCACAAGTTTCCTCACCACTCCATCCTCCTGTCTCTCTTCTCTAGGTTCAGCTATTAAGACCGATTCCTATACTGTTCATCAAAACCACCCCAGGGACATTCACAACGGCTATCCGAAAAACCCACCTTACGCGCTTCACTCCTGAGAAGCCGCGTATGCAAGGCGATCCAAGTCCCCAAAGCAAGTGATCAGAACACAATAATATGTATCTTCAACTGTAAGTCAAGCCCTTTTTTCCCCAATGCCAGGTATGAGCAAGAGATCAGCAGCTGTCCCCAAAGACACAGGAGGCCATGACGGGTAACGTGCGCCTCGAAGTTTTGGCTGAAAAAGCGGTCCAGACCTCATCCTAGAAGTCGCCATAACCGCCTTCGGTCCGCAGCGCGCCGACCAAGATCATTGCCGTCCATTGCCGCTTTTGAAGACCTGTCGAAGCCTGTGCCCAACAACCCTGGGATAGACCCAGGGCCAGTAAAGCGCAGATAGCGCAATCAGAATCTCCCACGTGCAGTAGCAATCTCTGTTCACAATCCCCCGACGCATTGCATGTCCCCTCAGGGAATTGACTAGCGCCATCGGGTCATAACCGCAATCTCGCACGTTCCCGTATTGCGTGTGCAGAAGCTCACACGGATACAGCGTCCCATCCTCACCGAGCACGATCGACCTTAAGCCAGCAACGCACGGCACGATCTGCCGCCTCCGGCTCGCCGTCTCCGCTATCAACTGCCCCTTGAACGATTCTATCGCATCTCTGAACGAAAAAAGCGGGTAGTCCGCCGCGTTCTCCCCTTTCGGCCTGATACGTTCCAACTCCTCGAACAGTCTTAGGTATTCGTTCATATCAACATCAAACTCCCCCCGATCCTTCGAGGCGTTGCGGATCAGCGAGATGCCATTCCGAACACCCATATCCGCCAAATAGCGATGAACCTCCAAAATGTCCTCACTTGTGTTCGAGGCGCAGAAGACCGAGACCGTGAATATCCCAAGCCGCCCATTCCGAGCGTGCAGCCTTTTGAGCGCCTCGATCGTTGAGATGGCCTTGTCAAATGCGCCGGGCACGCCCTTGAGTCGGTCGTGCTTCTCGCCAACCCCGTCAACCGAGACGCATACGTCAACCGCGAGTTCGGGGCAGCGGTCCAGAATCGCGGAGACGTCAGCGATAATCTTATCCTTCAGAAAGCCGTTGGTGTGATACGAAGCGATTCGTATCCCGCTTCTCTCGTAGAACGCCTCTGCTATTTCAGCCACATCTTCTCTTAGCGACGTCTCACCGCCGGTGAGCGTCAGGTAGCCAAGATTCGGCAGATTCGCCGTTACCTTTTCAATCTCTCGAAGGCTTAGCTCTTGCGGCTTGTCCTTTGCTACAATCTGTTTCCAGTAGAAGCAGTATTTGCACCTGGCGTTGCACTTCGCCGTTACGAAAAAGACCAGATGGAAGGGCGTTTTGCCGCAAGCGGCCCTTGCGAGCTTAAGAAAACTGCCCACTAGCCCCGGTCGCCCCGATTGAGAATCCTGCCGGCCAAGAATCTAGCAAGCCCAAGCACGACGCCCAGTCCGGTAACAACGTAAAGCACGAAATCATAAAGCACCCCGGCAAGGGCAAAGCCGACGTTCTTCTCTTTGAAGATAAAGACGTAGAAACCGGCCTCACTAACCAAGAACAGAGCGAAAAGCCCAAGCGCAACCCCAAAGGCCTCCTTAAACAGAGCTCCGAGAACCGCGAACACAATGACATTACATGCGAGAGCGCATCTGGTGGCCTCATCTTTGGTCGTAGAGCCGACCGACCCGAACGCTCGCTGCTGGCCGAATATCCCACCCAATCTCATCGCCCTGTTGAACTGTATCTTAACCTTTGGCCAAGCTCCTGCAAAGTGGTGGAACACCTCAATATCTTTGTATTGATATAGGGGATGACTGTAAGCCATCCGAAACGCCAAAAGGTGCTCCTCACCTCCGGGCGTGGTGTATTTCTCATCAAACCCGCCGAACTTCCAGAACACGTCTCTCTTGACACACATACACCCTGAGTTTAGTGATCGCGCATCCCGGCGTGCTTCGACGCGTCCGAGCTGCCGAATCTTGATCAGGTAGTGTGCCTTGAGCGCCCAGAAATCGCCGCCGAATGACGGATTTAGCGATTCCTTTGCCCAAACGGCCTGGGCGACCACAAGCCCGGGATCGTCATCGAACGCCTGGAGGAACCCTCTTATAGTATCTGGTTTTTGGACGATATCCCCATCAACGAAGTAGATTATGTCCCACTTGGCTGCCCGTGCACCTGCGTTTCTGGCCACACTTATGCCTCTGTTCTCGCCAAAACTCACTATCTTGCACGGGAAACGCCGGGCGATCCCTACGCTGTTGTCCGTGGAGCCGTCATCGACCAGGATCACCTCGAATCTGCCCTCGGCGCCCTCGGACGCATAAATGGACGCGAGACATTTCTCGAGCGTCCCCTCGTTGTTATAGACCGGAATTACGATTGAAAGTCGAGTGCTCAAGGTCAGAGTTCCGAATCGCAAACTCGCAGGCCGGGGCCGGACGAAGCGTCGCTCGGGGCCATCAATTTTGAACAAGCAGCCGGTTGGACAGAAACGACCACGCTGCACTCGCGGCACGCGACTTGGCACGTGTGTGCCCTACAGTCGGCGGGTGAACAGATGTTATTCATGGCCGTCAATCAAATAGGTCGCTTGAGCCGGGTTCATTCTCTCGCTTGCTTTTCGGAGACTTCTTGAACGTTACATTCACCTGCTTTGACGGCGGATAGTCGATTCGCCTCCCTGCGAGGAGGTCCTCGACCGTAAGGATTTGGACGCCAGGGTAGTGTTTGTCCCAGCCGGGCGAGTAATAGGAGTCCGCGGATGCGGCCTCCGCGCGCATCGGCTTGGTTGGCCCCAGCATCGTTATCAAGACACCAATTGCGGCGCTCTCGCGCTCCAGAACGCCCCGCAGGTCGCGGATGTGCGACACACCGACGTGGCCCGACTTAACCGAGAGCACGATCTGCTTCGTCTCGCCGCCCTCGCCCTCGTCATGGAAATAAAGTCGCCCGTCTATGCCCCTGTCGGCTCCCTTTCTTTGCTCCACGGGCCGAGCGCCGACCAATCCCAATGCCCACCACTGAAACTGATATGGGTTCTGTTTAGCAAGGGCCATTGCGCCGGAGATGGACACAGGCTCGCCGACCACCTCGAACTCTTTCTTAATGGCCTCACCGAAAGTGCTCTCGAGTCGATATTTCATGAGCGTTACGGCCAAGTGCGTTATGTCTATCCCGATCCAGCGCCGCTTCAGGCGCTGGGCCACAGCTATGGTCGTCCCGCATCCGCAGAACGGGTCAAGCACCAGGTCGCCCTCGTTGCTGCTCGCCCTGATGATGCGTTCCAAGAGCGACTCGGGTTTCTGCGTCGGGTAGCCAAGCCGCTCCCTAGCAACGGGGTTGATGGCGTTAATGTCAGTCCAGATATCCGGAACCTGCCTCCGGCCGCTGCTCTCGCTCAAGTATTGCTTATATGACCACTTCGCGCCCTCGCGCTTCGGCGAAATCAGCCGGTTCTCAGACTTAAGTCTCTGGAAGGTCTCCGTCGAATAGGTCTTCAGAAGTGTTTTCCGATATGGCCCTCTGCCATCGGCATCGTCCCATTTGAACCGGGCGAGATACTTCTCCGAATAGGCAACAGTCGGTGGATTCCAAGTCAAAGCGACACCCATTGAGT
This is a stretch of genomic DNA from bacterium. It encodes these proteins:
- a CDS encoding DNA methyltransferase, with the protein product MTESVQPETRNTLYYGDNLEVLRLYIKDESVDLVYLDPPFKSNQNYNVLFAEKNGTRSTAQVKAFKDTWCWDREAASAYREVVEAGGRVSETMQGFRKLLGDNDMLAYLTMMAPRLAELKRVLKPTGSIYLHCDPTASAYLRLLMDAVFGPRNFRNEISWKRTPFAGSSKARAKQLPRSHDIILFYSMGVALTWNPPTVAYSEKYLARFKWDDADGRGPYRKTLLKTYSTETFQRLKSENRLISPKREGAKWSYKQYLSESSGRRQVPDIWTDINAINPVARERLGYPTQKPESLLERIIRASSNEGDLVLDPFCGCGTTIAVAQRLKRRWIGIDITHLAVTLMKYRLESTFGEAIKKEFEVVGEPVSISGAMALAKQNPYQFQWWALGLVGARPVEQRKGADRGIDGRLYFHDEGEGGETKQIVLSVKSGHVGVSHIRDLRGVLERESAAIGVLITMLGPTKPMRAEAASADSYYSPGWDKHYPGVQILTVEDLLAGRRIDYPPSKQVNVTFKKSPKSKRENEPGSSDLFD
- a CDS encoding glycosyltransferase family 2 protein, with product MSTRLSIVIPVYNNEGTLEKCLASIYASEGAEGRFEVILVDDGSTDNSVGIARRFPCKIVSFGENRGISVARNAGARAAKWDIIYFVDGDIVQKPDTIRGFLQAFDDDPGLVVAQAVWAKESLNPSFGGDFWALKAHYLIKIRQLGRVEARRDARSLNSGCMCVKRDVFWKFGGFDEKYTTPGGEEHLLAFRMAYSHPLYQYKDIEVFHHFAGAWPKVKIQFNRAMRLGGIFGQQRAFGSVGSTTKDEATRCALACNVIVFAVLGALFKEAFGVALGLFALFLVSEAGFYVFIFKEKNVGFALAGVLYDFVLYVVTGLGVVLGLARFLAGRILNRGDRG
- a CDS encoding radical SAM protein, producing the protein MGSFLKLARAACGKTPFHLVFFVTAKCNARCKYCFYWKQIVAKDKPQELSLREIEKVTANLPNLGYLTLTGGETSLREDVAEIAEAFYERSGIRIASYHTNGFLKDKIIADVSAILDRCPELAVDVCVSVDGVGEKHDRLKGVPGAFDKAISTIEALKRLHARNGRLGIFTVSVFCASNTSEDILEVHRYLADMGVRNGISLIRNASKDRGEFDVDMNEYLRLFEELERIRPKGENAADYPLFSFRDAIESFKGQLIAETASRRRQIVPCVAGLRSIVLGEDGTLYPCELLHTQYGNVRDCGYDPMALVNSLRGHAMRRGIVNRDCYCTWEILIALSALYWPWVYPRVVGHRLRQVFKSGNGRQ